The Microcystis panniformis FACHB-1757 region ATTTTCTCCCCAGTTTTCTTAAGTAGTACAGCAGTATGCAAAGATTGTAGCCTGTTTTAATCTTGATCACCAAAAAGTTAGAGACTTTTTCCAGAATGGTGATCAAAAATCAAAAGTTTTGATTTTTACAGCCAAGGCCGGCTCATCTGTTCTAATTGCGTCACCTCTCGCGCTTCTAAACTCCATCCTAACGCCCCGGCATTTTCCCTCGCTTGGGCCGCAGTTTTGGCCCCCGGAATGGGAATTACATCCCCTTGGGCGATTAACCAATTGAGGGCGACTTGTGCGGGGGTTTTTTGGTATTTTTCGCCCAATTCTTGCAGTACCCTTAAAATTGGGGCTATTTTCTCCAAACCTTCTTTTTTGAACCGCGAGTCAACTTTTCTGGCTCCATCGGGCAAATTCTGGCTTTCTGGGCTATATTTACCCGTCAGTAGTCCTTGAGCGAGGGGGCTGTAGGCGAGGATGGTGACACCTAATTCCTTGGCCGTGGCTAAAATTCCCTTAGTTTCTATTTTGCGATACAAAAGCGAATACTGCACCTGATTGACCGCTAAGGGAACCTCTTTTTTCGCCAAAATCTGGCTTGCTTGACGCATTTGCTCGGCGGAATAATTACTTACACCCACGGAACCAATCCGGCCGCGTTTTACTTCTTCCCCTAGGGCATTCATTAGGGTTTCTTGGCTAATTAGGAAGGTGAAGGGCCAATGTACTTGGTAAAGGGTAATTTTATCGGTTTTTAGACGGTTTAAGCTCTCGCTAATGGCATTATGAACCGCATTCGCCCCAAATCGCCACGGTACGGGGGCAAATTTGCTGGCAATATCGATGGGAATATCAGTCTCTTGCGTAAATTTTCCTAAGAGTCGTTCCGATTCCCCCAGTCCATAGACTTCGGCAGTGTCAAAAAAGGTGATTCCTGCCTCTACTGCCGCTTGAAAGGCCTCCTCTACCTGACTAGCTCCGTATTCCTTGCCATAGTTCCAGAATAGTTTATCTCCCCATGCCCAAGTCCCGATTCCCAAGGCACTGACGGCAATTCCTGTTTGTCCGAGATTAGCGGTTTGTCTAGTCATATTCCCTACAAAGAATGACAGCGTTTCTCATTTAAAGTTGAAGTGTAACCTATATTTGGTCTGACTCCCCACTAAACCCCTTTTTTGATTCCTGGAAATTCCCACCCATAAGTAATGGGAAAGGACTTGACTTTGCCGGCGACTTGCGCTATGCTTTTTTTATAATGGAAATCTGTCCAAAAATTTTTTAGACGCAGAGATTTCCATTATGAATAAAATCTTTTAAAAATATTATCGCAAAATCTGCCGACAAAAGCAAGCAAAATTTTGCCGATAATTGTTAAGTTTTGTTAAGTAGTCGTGCAAAATTAATTTCCTAGTCGAGACGGGAGACGGGAGACGGGAGACGGGAGAGAGCTATTAGGGATCGGATTTGAGTTTTCAGTTCACTGTTTCCTCACACCAGAAGTCTGACGGAGTAGTGGCTTAGATGTGTAATTAATTTTGCTTAGGTACTTAACAAAAAAATACAGAAAGGTAAAAAAATCGAAATCTCTTGCTGATCTTGCTTGTCGCCTAAGCTATGATTAGGTTAGGCGAATTTTGCGCTTTGACTAATTGTTAGTGCTAACTTCCGTGGTTTCAACAATTGCCGTCGGTTGGCAGGGAGTAGGTGGAAATTTCTCTGGAAAAGAGAAGCCTAAAAATGATGCGATCGCAAATATGGTGCTGATAATTTTGGCAAGACTAACAACGTCTTCTCTGTACTTTAACCAATATTTATACATAATCATCAATCCTTTTACTTAGGAGGTGAACTATCTTTAGATTAAAAAAATTCTGATTATTTGTCGTTACTCAAAAGTCATGAAAATGGTACTTTTTTTAGGTACTCTCAAGTAACCTGACAAGGTACTGAAAAGTAATCTTAAGTCCTGCAACCATTAAAAAATGATGATAAATGAACTAAAAATGACTGAAATTAAAACCCTTTCATGGACTGAATTAGAAATGCTGGTTAATGATCTGAAAAAAGAGCATACAAACAAGGGATTAACGGACGTGGAGACAAAAATATTAAAAGGTATTTTTGATGATAAAACATATCGTGATCTAGCGGAAGAAATTAGGCAAGAAGAACAGTCAATCAAGAATGCGGCTTATAAGTTATGGAAAATCTTGTCAGAGCAAATGGGTGAAAAGATTGACAGTAACAATCTGATTACTGCTTTGGCAAGGTATAGAGATAATTCTCAGACATTTGATCATAATAATAAACCTCAAACTCAGCAATCAAATAAAGTTCTTGAATTAGTTATTGAGGTAGGGATAGACGACCTGACACCAGAGAAAATTGATAAGATTAACAACCTTATTC contains the following coding sequences:
- a CDS encoding aldo/keto reductase translates to MTRQTANLGQTGIAVSALGIGTWAWGDKLFWNYGKEYGASQVEEAFQAAVEAGITFFDTAEVYGLGESERLLGKFTQETDIPIDIASKFAPVPWRFGANAVHNAISESLNRLKTDKITLYQVHWPFTFLISQETLMNALGEEVKRGRIGSVGVSNYSAEQMRQASQILAKKEVPLAVNQVQYSLLYRKIETKGILATAKELGVTILAYSPLAQGLLTGKYSPESQNLPDGARKVDSRFKKEGLEKIAPILRVLQELGEKYQKTPAQVALNWLIAQGDVIPIPGAKTAAQARENAGALGWSLEAREVTQLEQMSRPWL